AACAGAGTAAAATCATTTTTGTATTATCACGGTATTTCTATAGCAGAACAATTTGTTGATAAAAAGTATTGGTCAAAACGATTTACCAAATGGCTGCAAGAGCTTGAATTACCTTCTGAAAGTGCAAGAATAACATCAACAGAAATAGTTGAAGTTGTTGAATTTTTAAGAAAAAAGCAATATCAAATTTTAAAAAAAATTAAAGAATTATCACAAACAAAAAGCTACAGAAAGAATACAGAATTATTAATAAGCATACCTGGTATAGGGCTTATAACAGCAATGAGTTTTTTAACAGAAATTGAGGATATTTCAAGATTCAAAAACATAGATAAACTTTGTTCTTTTGTAGGATTAGTTCCGATGACAAACTCAACGGGTGACAAAGAAGTTGTAGGAAAAATTACAAAAAGACAAAATAAAATATTGAGGAGTTTAATAATAGAAAGTTCTTGGATAGCTATACGTAATGATCCGGCCTTGATGTTGGCTTACGGTAAACTTATAAAAAGGATGAAACCTACAAGAGCAATAATAAGAATAGCAAAAAAGATGTTAAGCAGAATTAAATATGTACTAAAAAATCAAGCATTTTATGAATATGCAGTTGTTAAATAATATTAACACTATAAAAATCAATTCAGGTATGCAAAGACCGCTAACAGACACTTGCGACATCGTTTTATCGACAGTTCGTTTTATTTAGTCTGCGGCTTTACCTATAATAACTTAATTCGGGAAATGCGGCTTCTTTGAAATGT
The sequence above is drawn from the Bacteroidales bacterium genome and encodes:
- a CDS encoding IS110 family transposase; translated protein: MVWILELTTHLKSWKTTIRVEDTFFKTFSQNPEPKILSDYLKKNFSGANYYSAYEASFSGFSAHRELNKLGIKNIVVNPADIPTTDKEKKQKEDARDSRKIAEQLAASKLVAIYVPSIEAEGDRAMLRFRRTLTKEIARNKNRVKSFLYYHGISIAEQFVDKKYWSKRFTKWLQELELPSESARITSTEIVEVVEFLRKKQYQILKKIKELSQTKSYRKNTELLISIPGIGLITAMSFLTEIEDISRFKNIDKLCSFVGLVPMTNSTGDKEVVGKITKRQNKILRSLIIESSWIAIRNDPALMLAYGKLIKRMKPTRAIIRIAKKMLSRIKYVLKNQAFYEYAVVK